One bacterium DNA segment encodes these proteins:
- a CDS encoding DUF4266 domain-containing protein — protein sequence MTASRISAICLLLVAANAVIGCASMGVKVWERDILAKPQMQMDAQAIDRSMDDHIYFSKEASSGGRGFGGGGCGCN from the coding sequence ATGACAGCCTCAAGGATCAGCGCCATCTGTTTGTTGCTGGTGGCAGCAAACGCAGTTATTGGCTGTGCGTCGATGGGCGTGAAGGTGTGGGAGCGCGACATATTGGCTAAGCCGCAGATGCAAATGGATGCACAAGCAATTGACAGGTCGATGGATGACCATATTTACTTCAGCAAGGAAGCCTCAAGCGGCGGCCGTGGATTTGGCGGTGGAGGCTGCGGATGCAATTAA
- a CDS encoding DUF3570 domain-containing protein yields MQLKKRESVKFAITALTAALIGSTTVYAADQDQIESSLLIYSEKSRVSAAEGIVGISKHIRGDYLLGLRLTYDGLTGPSPNGATPSSKIQTFTRPSGSGSYDTQVGKTPLDDTFKDTRFAVDASLGRPIGRMTQVSTGFHFSAEHDYSSLGFSAGLTHDLFQRNTTIGLSGSYSRDAINPEGGAPLGFSVMPLPSGDGGDDEHEGEDDGISHAKDVFDAVVSVNQIVDPKTIVRMNYSFSHSSGYLTDPYKILSVVQDANSTAPGVPDHYVYEKRPTGRNKHAVFGEVRRYLGGHAIDLAYRYFWDDWGVSSHTADMFFTWQLKNGHAIQPHVRWYTQSEADFHRYFIVQGAPLPENASADSRLAKFDAVTLGLEYTLPFNEVTRLRLTGEYYTQMSDNSPPEAFGELRQYDLFPKLDAFMLRAGFVRDF; encoded by the coding sequence ATGCAATTAAAGAAGCGCGAATCGGTAAAGTTCGCGATTACGGCTTTGACTGCGGCGCTAATAGGAAGCACAACAGTCTATGCTGCAGATCAGGATCAAATTGAGTCATCCCTGCTTATCTACTCAGAGAAGAGCCGGGTCAGCGCAGCGGAAGGAATTGTTGGCATCAGCAAGCACATTCGGGGCGATTACTTGTTGGGTTTGCGACTTACCTACGACGGCTTGACAGGTCCTTCGCCGAATGGGGCGACACCGTCGAGCAAAATTCAGACTTTCACTCGACCCTCTGGCAGTGGCTCCTATGACACGCAAGTTGGCAAGACCCCTCTTGATGATACCTTCAAGGACACGCGGTTTGCCGTTGATGCCAGTCTCGGCCGTCCGATTGGCAGAATGACGCAAGTTTCGACGGGTTTTCATTTCTCGGCGGAACATGACTACTCATCACTTGGGTTTAGTGCCGGCCTCACTCATGATCTCTTCCAACGCAATACGACTATCGGATTATCGGGATCATATTCGCGAGACGCGATCAATCCAGAAGGTGGAGCACCGCTCGGTTTTTCAGTAATGCCGCTTCCAAGCGGTGATGGTGGCGATGACGAGCACGAAGGTGAAGACGACGGAATCAGTCATGCCAAGGACGTCTTTGATGCAGTGGTCAGCGTTAACCAGATTGTTGATCCAAAGACGATTGTACGCATGAACTACTCGTTCAGCCATTCTTCCGGCTATCTGACCGATCCATACAAGATACTGAGCGTAGTGCAAGATGCAAATTCGACTGCTCCGGGAGTTCCCGACCATTACGTTTATGAGAAACGACCAACCGGGCGCAACAAACACGCTGTTTTTGGTGAAGTTCGACGATACCTTGGAGGCCATGCCATTGACCTTGCCTACCGGTATTTCTGGGATGATTGGGGCGTGAGCTCTCATACGGCAGATATGTTCTTCACGTGGCAGTTGAAAAACGGACACGCGATCCAGCCGCATGTACGCTGGTATACTCAATCGGAAGCGGATTTTCACAGGTACTTTATAGTTCAGGGTGCTCCCCTACCCGAAAATGCCTCTGCGGATAGCCGCCTCGCCAAATTTGACGCAGTAACACTTGGGTTAGAATATACGCTGCCCTTTAATGAGGTTACTCGACTGCGATTGACAGGAGAGTACTATACACAAATGAGCGACAATAGCCCGCCGGAGGCCTTTGGCGAATTGCGCCAGTATGATTTATTTCCAAAACTGGATGCATTTATGTTAAGAGCAGGATTCGTCCGTGACTTTTGA
- a CDS encoding FAD:protein FMN transferase → MASPCEVLIECELESEARELASLAFAEAMRIERKFSRYRDDNVIFKINNAHGEPISVDEETSKLLNYAAESFHLSEGLFDITSGLLRKAWKFDGQPANPDKELIKKLLNRVGWEKVRFDGKQIRMRHGMEIDLGGLGKEYAVDRVADTLFRNRQVPVMVNFGGDLRTIGHRVGSAPWTIGIEKPDEENYSVGEIQLTDGAIATSGDARRFCTYKGKRLGHILNPRTGWPVTNMPRSVTVIAEYCMAAGFLATLAMLSGKDAEKFLNEQEVKYHCVR, encoded by the coding sequence ATGGCGAGCCCTTGTGAAGTCTTGATCGAATGCGAACTTGAAAGCGAAGCCCGGGAACTGGCTTCGCTTGCTTTTGCGGAAGCAATGCGCATTGAACGCAAATTCAGTCGCTATCGTGATGACAATGTAATCTTCAAAATCAACAACGCCCACGGCGAGCCGATCAGTGTTGATGAGGAGACTTCGAAGCTTCTGAACTATGCCGCCGAGTCGTTTCACTTGAGCGAGGGGTTGTTTGATATCACATCTGGGCTATTACGGAAGGCTTGGAAGTTCGATGGCCAACCTGCCAATCCTGACAAAGAATTGATCAAGAAGCTGCTCAATCGTGTTGGATGGGAGAAAGTGCGATTCGACGGTAAACAGATTCGAATGCGTCATGGAATGGAAATAGACCTTGGTGGTCTGGGCAAAGAGTATGCTGTAGACCGCGTCGCGGATACTCTTTTTCGGAATCGTCAAGTACCGGTGATGGTCAATTTTGGCGGAGACCTGAGAACCATTGGGCACCGCGTGGGATCTGCACCGTGGACCATAGGCATCGAGAAACCGGATGAAGAAAACTACTCTGTTGGAGAAATTCAGTTGACGGATGGCGCAATCGCAACGAGTGGCGATGCAAGGCGCTTCTGTACATATAAGGGGAAGCGGCTCGGACACATTCTTAATCCAAGAACTGGCTGGCCGGTGACGAATATGCCAAGAAGCGTGACGGTAATCGCAGAGTACTGCATGGCAGCAGGTTTTCTCGCAACGTTGGCGATGCTTTCGGGTAAGGATGCCGAGAAGTTTTTGAATGAGCAGGAAGTCAAGTACCACTGCGTAAGGTGA
- a CDS encoding FIST C-terminal domain-containing protein — MQIEQQKWQKTTGWTKSTTGKMSGEPQLVLLFGEGALLDDERILTELRKSYPLSHIFGCSTAGEIKGTEVSDETLVASAVHFDHTTLQLTQVAVDEQVSSYEAGRKLAAALNSDELRHVIVLSDGLGVNGSELVKGLTSNLRKDTTVTGGLSGDGDRFKRTVVVMDTPQVPNSVVALGLYGDRLRVGFGSEGGWDSFGPERLVTKSDGNVLYELDGTSVLDLYRKYLGEHADGLPGTGLLFPLSLRGQNGERGIVRTVLAIDEASKSMTFAGDIPEGSFARLMKANFDRLIDGAGSAAQVSNDAIGETSAELAILISCVGRKMVLGQRIEEEVEAVQDVLGRGSVLTGFYSYGEISPFAPNAFCELHNQTMTITTLAEV; from the coding sequence ATGCAAATCGAACAACAAAAGTGGCAGAAAACGACCGGATGGACCAAGTCTACAACCGGCAAAATGAGCGGTGAACCGCAGTTGGTCTTGCTCTTCGGTGAAGGTGCCCTTCTGGACGACGAGAGAATACTCACCGAACTTCGGAAGAGTTATCCTCTGTCGCATATCTTTGGTTGCTCCACCGCCGGCGAAATCAAAGGGACAGAAGTTTCCGATGAGACACTCGTCGCATCGGCGGTACACTTTGACCACACAACGTTGCAATTGACACAGGTCGCAGTCGATGAACAGGTGAGCAGTTACGAGGCCGGGCGCAAATTGGCAGCAGCTCTTAATAGCGACGAGTTGCGCCATGTGATCGTGCTTTCCGATGGATTGGGCGTCAATGGCAGCGAGCTGGTCAAGGGACTTACAAGCAACCTTCGCAAAGATACAACTGTTACGGGCGGATTGTCCGGTGATGGAGACAGATTCAAGCGCACAGTAGTGGTGATGGACACACCACAAGTTCCGAATTCGGTGGTCGCGCTCGGTCTGTACGGTGATCGGCTGCGAGTTGGCTTCGGATCGGAAGGTGGATGGGATTCGTTTGGTCCGGAACGACTGGTGACAAAATCAGACGGCAACGTGCTGTACGAACTCGATGGGACGTCGGTATTGGATTTATACCGCAAGTATCTTGGCGAGCATGCAGACGGTCTGCCGGGAACGGGTTTGTTGTTTCCGCTGAGTTTGCGCGGACAAAATGGCGAGCGCGGAATCGTGCGGACAGTTCTTGCAATTGATGAAGCTTCAAAGAGCATGACATTTGCGGGCGACATACCGGAAGGATCCTTTGCGCGGTTGATGAAAGCCAACTTCGATCGATTGATTGATGGCGCTGGAAGTGCAGCCCAAGTTTCGAATGACGCAATCGGTGAGACTTCTGCCGAGTTGGCAATCTTGATAAGCTGCGTTGGCAGGAAAATGGTGCTTGGCCAAAGAATTGAAGAGGAAGTTGAAGCTGTCCAAGATGTGTTGGGACGCGGCAGTGTATTGACTGGATTCTATTCTTACGGTGAGATTTCACCTTTTGCGCCAAACGCCTTTTGTGAATTGCACAACCAAACAATGACAATTACGACGCTTGCCGAGGTGTAA